A segment of the Amblyomma americanum isolate KBUSLIRL-KWMA chromosome 6, ASM5285725v1, whole genome shotgun sequence genome:
TTGTCCCAGAGATATGTTTCACACCCTACAATTACATTGCCTCCGCATGAAGGTCAACTCCCCCAATTTCCGATTGCCATTTTGCAGGGCGTcgacacagcttcaatgagtgtgacaaagcttcaatgtattcttttttttttttctttcatgtaaTGACTTTGTGTGTTAAAAAGCACATGATTTTGAAAAATGCCTGTTGTGCCATTCAACCTTTTTTGTGTGCTAGAAGTATTCGAAATATTCGCTTCAAAATTATTCGAGGAATATTACTATTTGCACTGAAGGTTCTTCTAGTCGAAAAACCATTATTTGCACATGCCTACACATTATACATCCGCACAATCACTGGGGCTGCACAAGGTGGCTGCTTCATTGTTCACACTTGGTGCACAGATCACTGCTTAATGAATCTAGCAATGTAAACTTCAAATATCTGGTTGATGCTGTTATAATGGGGCTCAAGGTTCGCATTGTTGCACAATTCACAAACCAGTGAAGGCAGTATTTTTATTGTAGGCCTTTTTTAAAGCAAGCATTAAAaggacccagaaaggggctctcaataaagttgcgatatgtctgggatgttaaaagacgccgcttcataattatcctcccgTAAGAATTGTTTTAATGCaatttgtggaagctgagttatatgcagacaaaatctgaacttccgcgtcttcgcgcctttcgctctcctctcgcacgccaaaacggcggtgcTCCTCCACCGGCCCAACCTGctcggccccttccctacctctgccggccgcggtagcgcgtgacgtctgaaataatttggcgctgtgaaccaatgataacacccgcctgctgacgtcacttgcatgaCGTGACGTCGAATGCCAGGCTTTCGCGTGAAAGCTTGACACTGCGTgttgccgcgaggtgcgaaagtgggaattttttcaaatgtattgtaaatttcccgctcactTTAGAGGTCTTGTACGTgacatggacgctcggtggcctgtactctgcatagtgcaagcattttaaagccaagctcgaacACCTCTTTCAGGGGCCCTTTAAGTGGCATTCTGAGCGCTGTTTTTAGAAGTGTCAAGCATCATAATGGTGTGGCTTCTTGCTGAGTGGACTCTCTCTGTACTCAAAACGGCCCCATTTCAATGCGGCATAGTAGACTGCATGCATGTGAGCAGTGAAGGTTCTGCCTTTTTGGAGTTGTGGCATCTGTGCAGGCATGCTCACAGTGTCCTCCACCCTTTCGCTTGCAGCGAGCCAAGCGAACAGCACACCTCGGGGCCCGGGCAAGCGGCGGGAAgctcagcagcagctgcagcgcaaGCTACAAGAGAAGAAGAGGCTGGGCGACCAGAAGCGCAAGCTCACCGAGCAGCGCTCACACTCGGCACAATCTTCGCAGTGTAGCACACCAGTCGAGGGCCgttcccagcagcagcagcaccggaGGGTGTTGGCTGCGACGCCCCAGGGCAAACGGGACCAGGCCTCGCCATCCCTGACCTCCTCCGATGGAGACGTGGTGCTAAGACTGAAGGAAGAGCCTGTGGAACCCAAGTTGCACACCTCTGCCCCACCGGCGAACAACATCATATTCGTCCCCACCGTGCAGAGCCTGCAGCTTGGCACACAGGACTCTGCGGGCAGCAGCAACGGGGCCATGGTCACCGCGGCAGCGGGCTGCAAGTACAAGAAGATTCAGCCGAAGCCAGCAGCTTGCCGGAGCACGGCGGTGGTGCTCCACTTCAGCCGGGAAGCTGGCCTTGCAGCCACGCCTACGGCTGAGGTGGTACCGTCATCGCAGTCGCCTGTCGTAGTATGTGCCGATCCGATTGCAGAAGCGGGAGGATCGTCCACTGGAAGCAAGCTCAGCAGCATAGCCTCACAGGTGTCCAAGGATGGAGCGAGCAGCAACAGTTCGGACTGGGACACCAAGCTCACCACGGAAGTGTCTGTGGGAACGATGAAGAGGCACTCGGAGGACGGGGAGGCCCTGCTTTGCAAGAGGCGGCACACTGAGGACGGTTCCAGGACACCCAAATTGGAAGCAGCCAGCCTGGACTTGCTGCTGCCCACCGAAGCGGCAATCAAGGAAGAAATGTGTGTGGTGCATTTGGAAAAAGAGGTGCTGAACGAATATTATGGCAGCTCCTCGTATGACCcttccattttggagaagctagCTTCTAAGGATGAGCTCTCACAGGGCGCAGCGAGTAATGAAGCTATCGCACAGACAGGAGGTGATGCGTCTAAGGCTCATTGTGCAGAACACAAAACTGCACAGCTTTCTCAGCTTCGAATGTTGTTGGAGAGAAACCTGCCAATCTCATACCAGCGAAATGACAGTGCTAAATTGCAGAGCATGGGCAAACAGAATGCTGACTTAGATTGTAACATAGATCCGACTCTTCTCTTGGAGAACCTGAAGAATGGAACGACGCTCAAGCAGGTCACTGTGCCTCAAAACAATGCATCCTCGTCAACGGTCCACTGGAAAACAAGTGCCTGGACACACTTACTCTCCAAAAGCACTGGACTGCAGCCACAGGATGACCTCAGTGCCATTTTGCTAGATGGGTCAGTGAAACTGAAAGATACTGTTGCAGATACGGGAAACCTCGCATGTGATCCCAACATTCAGAATTCATTGGACCAAATACTTGCCGGAACTGGCCAGGTGTCTGTTGCACCCGTTCCTTGTAGCCCCAGCACCAGGGGGCGTTTCTTCACGCCCATCTCTCCTCAAACAACTCCCCACCCTGAGGCTATCGTGCCCTCCCCGGTGATGGCTGCCAGCACAGACATGGTCTCGGTGGCAGTTGGCACTTCTTCACAGCCACCAAGCGCAACAAGCAGCCCCTTTGTGTCTCCTAGAGGAACGCCGGTCCCCTGGACACGGTCACGACACAGTTCGGGTCAGAGTGGCTATGGGGGCACCCCTCGACAGACGCCTTTCCAATCAGTGGACTCCGGAGTGTCATCAGTGTCTGGCTCCCCTTTTGTCTCCCCCCAGAGCACCCCAGTCACTGCAGGTCGGGTGCGCCACAACACGACCTACAACCCCAGCAAGGTGGTGACATTCACCAACGGTGGCTACAACACAGTGCTGCCTGGGCGTGCCCGCCATAGCTCGGGCCCAGGCGGCCCTCCTTCTTCCCAGCTGGTCTCTCCCCGCAGTGCTCCACTCTCCCCCATGGTGGGCGAGTCCGGTACTCAGACCTCCGGCTTCTCGTTTCCAGCTGTCGGCGAGACGCCCACGCTGCTGCGTTCACGCCATAACTCGGCGTCCAGCATACTGCCCCCGTCTCCCCAGTCGGCACCACTGTCACCACTGGTGTCTTCGTGCCTGCCTCCGGCGCCGTCGCTCAACGACTGCAGCAGTCTCGTGCCGAGCGACACCGACTCTGGCATGGGCCAGCCGCCTTCGAGTCCGAGCTGGATGGCCGGCCTCAAGGAAAGCATTGCCAACGCTCCGCCCCTGTGGGCGTCGTCATCTGCCCGGCAGCGCCATGCCTCGGGCCCTGTTCTTCCGCACCGGCTTAGCATGGCCACCAGCAGTGGGGGTGACCCTCTGGCGCACGAGATACAGGAGTACTTTAAAAACACCACGCTGGCCAGTGGCGCACCCGCAGCCTATCGCAGCCGGTCTGTGCCCGTACACCAAATGCTGCTCCTCCAGGAAGAGATGGAGTCGCAAGGGCCAAGCGCTGCCATCGACAGTTTCTCCAAGTCTTACCCAGCCACACCTAGCATGGGTCAGTGTTTCAGTTTTCCCCAGCAACCTGCAGCTGCCGCAGACCCACTGACCTACACCGGCACAGACACGTTGGCGCAGCAGGAGGACGTCTTTCTGGCGTCGGACTGGAACAGCACCCTGGAGAATGAGCCAGCAATGAAGTTTGAGGACAATGATGACTTTGACGCCGAGCTGCAGTCGACCCTAGAAGACCTCAAGGACTGTGATGAGTTCTCGAAGTTTGCTAAGGAGTTGGACTTCACTGCCGAGAACGAAGATGACGAGATGACCTGAGTGGGCAGCGAGGTATTTTTCTCCGAGGGCTGAGCCTCCGCAGACAGCTGACGCGACTGGCAGCCGTAGGTATTTTGTTCTTCCTGTTGTTAAATTTGGCATACATGACCTCTTGCATGTCTGAggccttttttgttgttgttgatgttgttgttggcTTTTGCTTTTGTTGTGTAAAAGTTGGGAGTGTCACTTATTAATGGAATGCCCATTTATGGCCAAGTATTTACGATGTGAACTAGCTACAACTGAGTTGGAAGCTTCATGGGCAGTGGCCACCCTATTTAATCAGGTGCTGTGAGGGTGGCTCAGGAAGTGGggtctttagttttttttttgcagcgtttGTGCACTGTAAACCTACGGCTGCCAGTGGCCGGCATTCTGACTGGCGGGCTTTTTGGCTCATTCATTTTCCCGTTCTTAATTCCTTGTTTTGCTCTTGAAACACTGTTTGCAGTTGTGTTATATTGTGGCAGAAGACAAAGCAGATGGAGGGTTTGCAGAAGGCTCCTGTTAAGTAGGCAGATAATGACACCTGTTTGTAATATATATACACTGTATGTGTGTATCTTCATTTTGAGGGCGCACAGATTTTAAAAGAGTAGCCTTTGACATCTTTTATCTATCGTTTTACAAATATGATGTGTTGTCCTCTGTACTTTTTACTGTGTTATAGTAATCCCACCTTTACTTCTTTTCTTCTGTTTAACGTTCTCGCTTTGAGAGCTTGTTTTGTTCACTAGCCTGAGTGACCAAGGTTGATGTGTAACGTGTCGTTTTAAGAGGTGCAAACTTTGTAGCTTGTAGGAGGTTGGTCACGGTGGATAAGCATGTTGATCTAGAAaagttcttttgcgcaaataaaacgacacacaagaaagacgacacacacacacaagcgcaacaCACACAAGCGACACACACacagcttgtgtgtgtgtgtcgcctttctcgtgtgtcgttttatttgcgcaaaagaacttTTCTAGATcgagatgaacaaccaactcgcccaacaggaagttttaatgaaGCATGTTGAATCTTGCAGTTTGGAGAGTGTCTGAAACATAACATGCTGTTTCATGTCTGGTTAGCAAGGCTTACTTTTTAAGCGGTTACCAGAGCAAACTCATTGTGATTGGCGGTTTTACATTATCCTGCTCCCGTGCAGTTATTTTTAGGTCTATTTCCAGCCCAAGTAGTTGACACATGCGTGTGGAATTGAAGGcacatttgaaagaaaaaaaaatgtaacattaTTGATGCTAGTGGGACAAAATTACGATACTGTTCATATTTGCTTGAGGGTggtttggctttatcattttcctttcggAGGACCTTACAGGCCATCTGTGAACCCTGACTCGAAGACGGAAGACTTGTGGCATATGATACCGAActtagcttaaagaaaattggcTGCATCACATTCAAGCTGGCACAGGTTTGATTCACTGAAATCATGAGAGGATTATGCTTATAAACCTTGTTTTCTTGCAGCCGCAGGAGCTCATTGCTAGGTGCATATAGAAGTGGTTTAGGAGACCTTGCTGCCACCTATTTGATATGAAAAGTAGTGGTTAAACATACTTTTCTTAACCTGCAATTCTTTTAAACTAGCCACTAGCAATATTTTCGCTCAAGAAATCTTTCCGCACTACTGCAAACATCAGTCAGCTTAGCAGAAGTGATGCCGACTATTTCCTGTACGTAGCTACTTCTTCTGAAAGAAAATAGAAAACGACAAAATTCATTAAGCTGCCTACTAACTAAAAGCATAGCTTAAGTTGGATTACATGGATTACCGTTTTAGGTGTTCTACTGGTATTTTTAAGAATTAAGAACTGACAAGGGCTGTGACTGCAAATTCACGATCTGCTCTATTTGTAGTGAGGGAGCAGCAGGACTGTTGCTTGTAAAATTGTCTCTAAATGAATAGAATCCTGGTCTGGGAACAGTAAGCGACTTTTAAATATTTAAGAAACGGTAGTTTGCATCTTGAGTGGAAGTTCTGGGGCTTGAGCAGCGCGTTTACTGCTTGCTTGGGCTCGCATTGAGAAGTCCGGCCTCTTTATGAGGTAGgtggaaattgtgctagaaagaAGAGGCAGGAGAGGGAGGGGGTCGAGTGTAACAGTTCAAATGAGATTATGGTTGTAAGAAAACACTTATAGTGGAAGAAAGTCTTTGAACGGGGTTCACCAATGAAGGGAGTGGTAGATGCAGACCGACAAGAACTGGAGGTGAGTGAAGGTGATGGTTCCCCTGTTTGTGTCCATACGTTGACTAAAAGGACTTGTTCTCATTAGAGTAGGAGTGGTCATCCTTGGTGCGGCTTGTTCAAGCTCCACTCCCAAAGAAGGGAGGAAATCCACAAACATTGTGGCTTTCGCTCTCTGGGACACGGAGAAGGGAAATTTGTTGAAGTGAAGGGGGTTTAAGGGGCAATGACCGTAGAGCGGGCAAGGTACCCCTCACCAGTCACAAGCAAATCCTGCTGTACTCTATCTCACAAGCTGTTTGCAGCGCTGTGAAGGCTGTGGCAATTTGAGCCAATCAGAACGCCGCGCACTGCATAACGTGTTCCTCTGTGCCTCTTACACCGCGACTGGTAGCTCCATCCTCGAGAAGCAAGCTTCTGCAGTGCTGATTTATCCGGTGAAAGAAATGCTCGCTATACTTTCAAAACAACATCCTGAACTACCTTTTCAATTATTGCAATAATTGTTTGAAAAATAGTCACAACAATGCTTAAATATTCGAAGGACTATTTTTGTCTTCCTTTGCCCTGATTAGACAAGACAGCTCTACCTTTCACATTGCTACAAACAGCTTGTGTGATGAATAGATGCAAGAGCATAGTGCCACACCATCTATTGTCAGTGCGCAGTTGTGTTGTCTACTGCGAGAGCTTCATTTTCCCGCTTATGATCATGCAGCAACTTGTCGTGTTCATAGCCTTTCTTACATGTCTTCTTTCACTGTTGAAATacattaaatatatgaaaatatatCAAATGTATTTGAAATAAAACCAAAGGAACACCGAGGACAAATTGAAGCTGGCGTGTACCAAAAGATTGCCCTGTTGTAATAACAAAAGCCtgcttttactgaaaacaaagatATTTAGGGATGTGTGAATATATAGTATACTCAATTCGAGGAAcagatattcgagaatttccgaatattcacCACTGGCCGATTACTGCCGATTTTCATAAATCTGACCATATCATAACCGCAGTATCTTGACAAATTATCCAAAGATTGAATTTAGTGTGTCAGGACAGCAGTATAACGGCATCCTTGTCGCTTCCTTCTCCTTTGTTTATCGAGTGGAACAGTTGCATTCTGACGTTGCTAGGCTCAGACCTCATGCAAATT
Coding sequences within it:
- the LOC144093692 gene encoding uncharacterized protein LOC144093692; translated protein: MDPTKTKTLKKEKTSVKSEVGCCVKVELPEVEAADCAIDVSSHLSNGIDFKENVPGTENMGMFSGTLETETTKPVRNNWMKSHIEQSISEEARKKIAALIEDVGQLSDIEKLFLYLQLPTGTPVETDPLKQKCSGNPLGKKADAEVAQTYTWIQSHLEEDPETSLPKQEVYEEYRSFFEKNKIEPLCAADFGKVMKHVFPSVRPRRLGTRGNSRYCYSGLRKKCEMKSPTLPDLLSASDDSLTKECPRDGSEEELSQASWLLVREWAEKVLSNKFPTVRHLARHLVDNTFVDARSVASATVLSAKALGTDKASQANSTPRGPGKRREAQQQLQRKLQEKKRLGDQKRKLTEQRSHSAQSSQCSTPVEGRSQQQQHRRVLAATPQGKRDQASPSLTSSDGDVVLRLKEEPVEPKLHTSAPPANNIIFVPTVQSLQLGTQDSAGSSNGAMVTAAAGCKYKKIQPKPAACRSTAVVLHFSREAGLAATPTAEVVPSSQSPVVVCADPIAEAGGSSTGSKLSSIASQVSKDGASSNSSDWDTKLTTEVSVGTMKRHSEDGEALLCKRRHTEDGSRTPKLEAASLDLLLPTEAAIKEEMCVVHLEKEVLNEYYGSSSYDPSILEKLASKDELSQGAASNEAIAQTGGDASKAHCAEHKTAQLSQLRMLLERNLPISYQRNDSAKLQSMGKQNADLDCNIDPTLLLENLKNGTTLKQVTVPQNNASSSTVHWKTSAWTHLLSKSTGLQPQDDLSAILLDGSVKLKDTVADTGNLACDPNIQNSLDQILAGTGQVSVAPVPCSPSTRGRFFTPISPQTTPHPEAIVPSPVMAASTDMVSVAVGTSSQPPSATSSPFVSPRGTPVPWTRSRHSSGQSGYGGTPRQTPFQSVDSGVSSVSGSPFVSPQSTPVTAGRVRHNTTYNPSKVVTFTNGGYNTVLPGRARHSSGPGGPPSSQLVSPRSAPLSPMVGESGTQTSGFSFPAVGETPTLLRSRHNSASSILPPSPQSAPLSPLVSSCLPPAPSLNDCSSLVPSDTDSGMGQPPSSPSWMAGLKESIANAPPLWASSSARQRHASGPVLPHRLSMATSSGGDPLAHEIQEYFKNTTLASGAPAAYRSRSVPVHQMLLLQEEMESQGPSAAIDSFSKSYPATPSMGQCFSFPQQPAAAADPLTYTGTDTLAQQEDVFLASDWNSTLENEPAMKFEDNDDFDAELQSTLEDLKDCDEFSKFAKELDFTAENEDDEMT